From Humibacter ginsenosidimutans, a single genomic window includes:
- a CDS encoding molybdopterin-dependent oxidoreductase, translating into MKKSGTTTRRGFLIGIGTAAAALVALTAGQSFGVLSALNVFGPRRQDAGPQSLPVNRTADQAKVAARALDPSWRLAVIDGAASREYTREQLLGLAQTDAELPIACIEGWSTDASWRGVRLRDLLASMGAPPDAAVRIMSLEPEGHYRVTTMGPEFAHDPRTLVALEVNGEPLDLDHGYPARIIAPGRPGVLQTKWLSTIEVLR; encoded by the coding sequence GTGAAGAAGAGTGGCACGACGACTCGGCGAGGGTTCCTGATCGGAATCGGCACCGCTGCCGCGGCTCTGGTCGCTCTGACGGCCGGGCAGTCGTTCGGCGTGCTCTCGGCTCTGAATGTGTTCGGACCGCGCCGACAGGATGCGGGACCGCAGAGCCTGCCGGTGAACCGCACGGCCGACCAGGCGAAGGTCGCGGCTCGTGCGCTCGACCCTTCCTGGCGACTCGCAGTCATCGACGGAGCAGCGTCACGCGAGTACACGAGGGAGCAGCTGCTCGGTCTGGCGCAGACGGACGCCGAGCTGCCCATCGCCTGCATCGAGGGCTGGAGCACGGATGCCTCGTGGCGCGGTGTTCGCCTGCGCGACCTGCTGGCGTCGATGGGCGCGCCACCCGATGCGGCCGTGCGCATCATGAGCCTGGAACCGGAAGGCCACTACCGGGTGACCACGATGGGTCCGGAGTTCGCGCACGATCCGCGTACGCTCGTGGCTCTCGAGGTGAACGGTGAGCCGTTGGACCTCGACCACGGATATCCGGCTCGCATCATCGCCCCCGGTCGTCCGGGGGTGCTGCAGACGAAGTGGCTGAGCACGATCGAGGTGCTCCGATGA
- a CDS encoding sensor histidine kinase encodes MIAIGDLASIIGIALGWALAVSVVGLLLLLALRRRSLLLQVGVIVLTVVASTVAGVIAVANAMYLSAHDLTVVFYVAGVAALISLVLAILLGSWLTSSARRLVALAGALSEGGTVDAADARGWASEFAAVADQLADTSRRLAESRAEVAAIDESRRELIAWISHDLRTPLAGLRAMAEALEDGLAADPLRFHRQMRSQVDHLSTMVDDLFELSKIQSGTLRLVLEPVRVYDLVSDAVAELTPLASARSVTLVERPGPDVLVLADDRGLSRVIGNLLVNAIQHAPEGSSVTIGTAADGARHVVLSVADRGGGIPEEDLARVFEAGWRASASRTPESLWGVSAGAGLGLAIAQGIVQAHRGEISVRNEDDGCRFEVSLPTHLSVEG; translated from the coding sequence GTGATCGCGATCGGGGACCTGGCGTCGATCATCGGTATCGCCCTTGGGTGGGCGCTGGCGGTCAGCGTCGTCGGTCTGCTGCTGCTCCTCGCGCTGCGCCGTCGATCGCTGTTGTTGCAGGTGGGTGTCATCGTGCTCACGGTCGTCGCATCCACGGTCGCGGGTGTCATCGCCGTGGCCAATGCGATGTACCTCTCCGCACACGACCTCACTGTGGTCTTCTACGTCGCAGGAGTCGCCGCGCTCATCTCGCTGGTTCTCGCGATTCTGCTCGGCAGTTGGCTCACCTCGAGCGCCAGACGGCTCGTGGCCCTTGCGGGCGCGCTGAGCGAAGGCGGTACGGTCGATGCGGCGGATGCCCGTGGCTGGGCCTCTGAATTCGCCGCAGTCGCCGATCAACTGGCAGACACGAGCAGACGCCTGGCGGAGTCGCGGGCCGAGGTGGCCGCCATCGACGAGTCCCGGCGTGAGCTCATCGCCTGGATCTCGCACGATCTGCGCACGCCGCTCGCCGGACTTCGGGCGATGGCCGAGGCGCTCGAAGACGGCCTGGCCGCCGATCCGCTGCGCTTTCACCGCCAGATGCGCTCACAGGTCGACCATCTCTCGACGATGGTCGACGACCTCTTCGAGCTGTCGAAGATCCAGTCGGGCACCTTGCGCCTCGTGCTCGAACCTGTGCGCGTCTACGACCTCGTGAGCGACGCAGTGGCGGAGCTGACTCCGCTGGCAAGCGCGCGCTCGGTCACCCTGGTCGAGCGGCCAGGCCCCGACGTGCTCGTGCTCGCGGACGACCGAGGCCTCTCGCGCGTCATCGGCAACCTCCTCGTCAACGCGATCCAGCACGCCCCGGAGGGCAGCAGCGTCACGATAGGGACAGCGGCCGATGGTGCGCGCCACGTGGTGCTGTCGGTCGCCGACCGAGGCGGCGGCATACCCGAGGAAGACCTCGCACGCGTGTTCGAGGCCGGCTGGCGGGCATCCGCCTCGCGCACCCCGGAGTCGCTGTGGGGAGTGTCGGCCGGGGCCGGTCTCGGGCTCGCGATCGCACAGGGCATCGTCCAGGCTCATCGGGGCGAGATCTCGGTTCGCAATGAAGATGACGGGTGCCGGTTCGAGGTCAGTCTTCCGACCCACCTTTCGGTCGAAGGGTGA
- a CDS encoding glycosyltransferase family 2 protein, translating into MTIPIVDVVLPCLNEAGALPKVLGALPTGYRAIVVDNGSTDDSAHIAASLGATVVEQRIRGFGAAAHAGLLASSASVVAFCDCDGSLDLTELPRVVEPIARGDADLVLGRRRATPGSWSPPVRLANRVLAAYLRARAGVPVHDLGPMRAAGRDGLFSLALTDRRSGYPLEMLLSAHAAGWRLAEVDVSYLPRIGRSKVTGTVRGFLGAVHDMSHVLRAESR; encoded by the coding sequence GTGACCATTCCGATCGTCGACGTCGTGCTGCCCTGTCTGAACGAGGCGGGCGCGCTCCCGAAAGTGCTCGGCGCACTTCCCACGGGATATCGGGCGATCGTCGTCGACAACGGATCGACGGACGACTCGGCGCACATCGCGGCCAGCCTCGGAGCGACTGTGGTCGAGCAACGGATCCGCGGTTTCGGAGCGGCGGCGCACGCAGGGCTGCTCGCGTCGTCGGCATCCGTCGTCGCCTTCTGCGACTGCGACGGATCGCTCGATCTCACCGAGCTTCCACGCGTCGTCGAACCGATCGCACGCGGCGACGCCGACCTCGTCCTGGGACGAAGAAGAGCAACGCCAGGGTCATGGTCGCCGCCCGTCAGACTCGCGAACCGGGTGCTCGCCGCCTACCTTCGCGCTCGTGCCGGAGTTCCTGTTCACGACCTCGGACCGATGCGCGCAGCCGGCCGCGACGGTCTCTTCTCACTCGCTCTGACCGACCGCCGCAGCGGATACCCGCTGGAGATGCTGCTGAGCGCACACGCGGCAGGATGGCGCCTCGCTGAAGTCGACGTGAGCTACCTGCCGCGAATCGGCAGATCGAAAGTCACGGGAACCGTTCGTGGCTTTCTCGGCGCGGTGCACGACATGTCCCATGTTCTGCGCGCGGAGTCCCGATGA
- the secE gene encoding preprotein translocase subunit SecE has protein sequence MARKVIDEPSEDVVANAKKERDAKRNPFSRIALFIRQVFAELRKVVTPTRKELFSYTGVVLVFVIIMMAIVYGLDQLFTWLVILVFGTPSS, from the coding sequence GTGGCCCGAAAAGTCATCGACGAGCCCAGTGAGGACGTCGTCGCGAACGCCAAGAAGGAGCGGGATGCCAAGCGCAACCCCTTCTCTCGGATCGCGCTGTTCATCCGTCAGGTGTTCGCCGAGCTGCGCAAGGTCGTCACGCCGACCCGCAAGGAGCTTTTCAGCTACACGGGTGTGGTGCTGGTCTTCGTGATCATCATGATGGCGATCGTCTATGGGCTCGATCAGCTGTTCACCTGGCTCGTGATTCTGGTGTTCGGCACTCCAAGCTCCTGA
- a CDS encoding TIGR04282 family arsenosugar biosynthesis glycosyltransferase, with translation MTALVVIAKECVAGRVKTRLHPPLSLAEAAAVAHVSLATTLRTARALPATRRILFFDGAASEVPDAAERFEIIRQPEGGLDERLGSVFDLLDEPTVLIGMDTPHIAPADFDGVFDEWPDGVDALFGPALDGGFWALGLRSPRGSLVRGIPMSRSDTGSLQRERLERSGLVVRDLRSLRDLDTVEDLEVIAESVRSLQHFVGTAAPTESTLR, from the coding sequence ATGACGGCCCTGGTGGTGATCGCGAAAGAGTGCGTGGCGGGCAGGGTGAAGACACGGCTCCACCCCCCGCTTTCGCTGGCGGAAGCGGCTGCAGTGGCGCACGTTTCTCTGGCGACGACTTTGAGAACGGCGCGAGCACTGCCCGCGACCCGGCGCATCTTGTTCTTCGACGGCGCGGCCTCCGAGGTTCCCGACGCGGCCGAACGATTCGAGATCATCCGTCAGCCGGAAGGCGGCCTCGATGAGCGATTGGGAAGCGTCTTCGACCTTCTCGACGAGCCGACCGTGCTGATCGGCATGGACACACCCCACATTGCGCCCGCCGACTTCGATGGCGTGTTCGACGAGTGGCCCGACGGGGTGGATGCCCTGTTCGGGCCTGCACTGGACGGTGGCTTCTGGGCGCTCGGTCTGCGCTCGCCGCGAGGCTCGCTGGTGCGGGGCATCCCGATGTCGAGATCCGACACCGGGTCGCTGCAACGAGAGCGGCTCGAACGGAGCGGCCTCGTCGTGCGCGACCTGCGCTCGCTCCGTGACCTCGACACCGTCGAGGACCTCGAGGTGATCGCAGAGTCTGTTCGAAGCCTGCAGCACTTCGTCGGCACTGCCGCCCCGACGGAGAGCACGCTGCGGTGA
- a CDS encoding PspC domain-containing protein, whose product MTDHSSPSASNAAPGSGQRPGTQSPTAHGPASARFFGWMRSLGVYRQNGWIGGVCGGVAARLGIDPIIVRGIAIVIAVLGGPAFLLYAAAWALLPDAQGDIHLERLFRGHFDPPIIAIIVIALFSFLPFAQGFWWAGAQFWDGLSWFSAMGRVMWTLLVIALIVGVVVWAARSGRVPPTPPTSTPTSPTDAGGGAAYSGYASAAPASTTQEAPAQATAPASEGTASSADPAPPATPAQAATDDAYADWRTRQETWKADYAAWSAREADARAARAQRSAETRAQAQALVAEAEAARRARRAANPRTSAAYVGIALGVALVVGGVAGILAPSGLEVVVGLAIATLALGASIVLAGALRRRSGFLSFVSIVLLCGMLVAAVVPRHHALVGTDASYTDVGAVSILQPVGSSFLDYEHPGDYRADVVQVAGRVTITVGPDVSARVIVTQHTPGSRVSLWRTESDGNLVSSRFAPVSSDGITKTYEVGHGSPDVIVRVDQAAGEVALQALAPAD is encoded by the coding sequence ATGACCGATCACAGTTCGCCCTCCGCGTCGAATGCAGCTCCCGGTTCCGGCCAGAGGCCGGGCACGCAGAGCCCGACGGCTCACGGACCCGCCTCGGCCCGCTTCTTCGGCTGGATGCGCTCCCTCGGCGTCTACCGTCAGAACGGCTGGATCGGCGGCGTGTGCGGCGGTGTCGCCGCACGCCTCGGCATCGACCCGATCATCGTGCGCGGAATCGCCATCGTGATCGCCGTGCTCGGCGGCCCGGCGTTCCTGCTCTACGCGGCGGCCTGGGCACTGCTGCCCGACGCGCAGGGCGACATCCACCTCGAGCGGCTCTTCAGGGGTCACTTCGACCCGCCCATCATCGCGATCATCGTGATCGCCCTGTTCTCGTTCCTGCCGTTCGCGCAGGGATTCTGGTGGGCGGGCGCGCAGTTCTGGGACGGTCTGTCGTGGTTCTCGGCCATGGGTCGGGTGATGTGGACCCTGCTCGTCATCGCTCTCATCGTGGGCGTCGTGGTCTGGGCGGCTCGCAGTGGCCGCGTTCCGCCCACTCCGCCCACTTCCACCCCGACTTCACCGACGGATGCCGGTGGCGGCGCAGCGTATTCGGGCTACGCCTCCGCCGCCCCGGCATCGACTACCCAGGAAGCCCCCGCGCAGGCGACGGCTCCGGCCTCCGAAGGCACTGCATCGTCCGCCGATCCGGCCCCGCCGGCAACCCCTGCGCAGGCGGCGACCGACGACGCGTACGCCGACTGGCGCACCCGCCAGGAGACCTGGAAGGCCGACTACGCCGCCTGGTCGGCGCGCGAGGCCGACGCCCGCGCAGCCCGCGCCCAGCGATCGGCGGAGACACGTGCCCAGGCTCAGGCACTGGTAGCGGAGGCGGAGGCCGCCCGACGCGCACGACGCGCGGCGAACCCGCGCACGAGCGCCGCATACGTCGGCATCGCGCTCGGCGTCGCGCTGGTGGTGGGCGGGGTGGCGGGCATCCTCGCCCCCTCGGGACTCGAAGTGGTCGTCGGGCTCGCGATCGCGACGCTCGCGCTCGGCGCCTCGATCGTGCTCGCCGGCGCGCTGCGCCGTCGCAGCGGGTTCCTCAGCTTCGTGTCGATCGTGCTGCTGTGCGGGATGCTCGTGGCCGCCGTCGTTCCGCGGCACCACGCGCTTGTCGGAACGGACGCGTCGTACACCGACGTCGGCGCCGTCTCGATCCTCCAGCCGGTGGGCAGCTCCTTTCTGGACTACGAACATCCGGGTGACTACCGCGCCGACGTGGTGCAGGTGGCCGGAAGGGTGACGATCACGGTGGGACCCGACGTCTCGGCCCGCGTCATCGTCACGCAGCACACGCCGGGCAGCCGGGTGTCGCTCTGGCGCACCGAGTCCGACGGCAACCTCGTGTCGTCGCGGTTCGCTCCCGTGTCGTCCGACGGCATCACCAAGACGTACGAGGTCGGACACGGCAGCCCCGACGTGATCGTCAGGGTCGATCAGGCCGCAGGCGAGGTTGCGCTTCAAGCGCTCGCCCCCGCCGACTGA
- a CDS encoding LuxR C-terminal-related transcriptional regulator, with protein sequence MTVVIVDDHSIFRSGLRADLGAGIRVIGEADAVDSAVETIAALHPEVVLLDVHLPGGSGGGGAEVARRAAPASPSTRFLALSVSDSAEDVVAVIRAGARGYITKGSSGADVTRAVHAVAGGDAVFSPRLAGFVLDAFGAASGEQAESVDELDRLTSREREVMRLIARGYAYKEVASELFISVKTVETHVSAVLRKLQLSSRHELTAWALARRLL encoded by the coding sequence ATCACGGTCGTCATCGTCGACGACCACTCGATCTTCCGCTCGGGGCTGAGGGCGGATCTCGGGGCGGGCATCCGGGTGATCGGCGAGGCGGATGCCGTCGACTCCGCCGTCGAGACCATCGCGGCGCTGCACCCCGAGGTCGTGCTGCTCGACGTGCACCTGCCGGGCGGGTCAGGAGGCGGAGGCGCCGAGGTGGCGCGCAGAGCCGCCCCGGCGTCGCCGTCTACCCGCTTCCTCGCGCTGAGCGTGTCGGACTCGGCCGAAGACGTCGTGGCCGTCATCCGCGCGGGCGCCCGGGGCTACATCACCAAAGGCAGCTCGGGCGCCGACGTCACCCGTGCGGTGCACGCCGTCGCGGGCGGTGACGCGGTCTTCTCCCCGAGGCTCGCAGGGTTCGTGCTGGATGCCTTCGGCGCGGCATCCGGGGAGCAGGCGGAGAGCGTCGACGAGCTCGACCGCCTCACCTCCCGCGAACGCGAAGTGATGCGTCTCATCGCTCGCGGCTACGCCTACAAAGAGGTGGCGTCGGAGCTGTTCATCTCGGTGAAGACGGTGGAGACGCACGTCTCGGCCGTGCTGCGCAAGCTGCAGCTGTCGTCGCGTCACGAACTCACCGCGTGGGCGCTCGCCCGGCGGCTGCTGTAG
- a CDS encoding PspC domain-containing protein, which produces MPARTAPPQRPALARPRDCVLGGVCSAVARHLGWSVTATRWLAVGLTACGGAGILLYVWLWAMTPLEPAAPGTHGLLHRRVSVPWVLFALAAFCGLVVLSLGMSFRSGEAESGALPSLIITAIVCGAGAVAWDQVVDADAPRAGRSERLLRILSGAVLVSVGLLGPLVWGSGAPGWAWVLFVAMLLAGVAVLAAPWALRLWRELMVERTKRVREEERAEIAAHLHDSVLQTLALIQTRAGASSEVARLARAQERELRDWLYSGERHVDSDLVSDLRDVAAALELDYPVRFDVVAAGDTGERSSGEVAAAAREAMLNAARHAGGDVSVYVEGTPRSVDVYVRDRGPGFSLDDVPSDRMGVRESIVGRMRRAGGSASVARGAGGEGTEVRLHLDLEEERA; this is translated from the coding sequence ATGCCCGCCCGAACCGCTCCGCCGCAACGGCCCGCGCTCGCGCGTCCGCGCGACTGCGTGCTCGGCGGTGTGTGCTCCGCCGTCGCGCGTCACCTCGGCTGGAGCGTGACGGCGACCAGGTGGCTCGCGGTGGGGCTCACGGCGTGCGGTGGTGCGGGCATCCTTCTCTACGTGTGGCTCTGGGCGATGACACCGCTCGAGCCGGCGGCTCCGGGCACGCACGGCCTGCTTCACCGCAGGGTCTCGGTGCCCTGGGTGCTCTTCGCGCTCGCCGCATTCTGCGGGCTGGTCGTGCTCTCCCTCGGCATGAGCTTCCGCTCGGGAGAGGCCGAATCGGGTGCGCTGCCCTCGCTGATCATCACCGCCATCGTGTGCGGCGCCGGCGCGGTCGCGTGGGACCAGGTGGTGGATGCCGACGCACCTCGCGCGGGCCGGAGCGAACGTCTGCTGCGCATCCTGTCCGGTGCCGTGCTGGTGAGCGTCGGGCTTCTCGGCCCGTTGGTGTGGGGATCGGGGGCGCCGGGTTGGGCGTGGGTGCTGTTCGTGGCCATGCTGCTCGCCGGTGTCGCGGTGCTGGCCGCGCCGTGGGCACTCCGGTTGTGGCGAGAACTCATGGTGGAGCGCACCAAGCGCGTGCGCGAGGAGGAGCGTGCGGAGATCGCCGCCCACCTGCACGACTCGGTACTGCAGACGCTCGCGCTCATTCAGACCAGAGCAGGTGCATCCAGCGAGGTCGCCCGGCTGGCGCGGGCCCAGGAACGTGAGCTGCGCGACTGGCTGTACTCGGGGGAGCGGCACGTCGACAGCGATCTCGTCAGCGATCTGCGCGATGTCGCGGCCGCGCTCGAGCTCGACTACCCCGTGCGCTTCGACGTGGTGGCGGCGGGCGACACGGGGGAGAGGTCGAGCGGCGAGGTCGCGGCGGCGGCGAGAGAGGCGATGCTGAACGCCGCGCGGCACGCAGGAGGCGACGTGAGCGTCTACGTCGAGGGCACGCCGCGCTCGGTCGACGTGTACGTGCGCGATCGCGGGCCGGGGTTCTCGCTCGACGACGTGCCGTCCGACCGCATGGGCGTGCGGGAGTCGATCGTCGGGCGCATGCGCAGGGCAGGCGGCAGCGCGTCCGTCGCGCGCGGTGCAGGTGGCGAAGGCACCGAGGTGCGGCTGCACCTGGATCTCGAGGAGGAACGGGCGTGA
- a CDS encoding response regulator transcription factor — protein sequence MVSLPASVAARNSDLIDRRVLVVEDDPTMLEVASSYLSAAGFLVDQAVDGFAALDAARRRMPDLIVLDRMLPGIDGAEVCRRLRVDSDVPVLLLTALRSEEARIEGLESGADDYLTKPFSPRELVLRVQSVLRRSLDTLTPEAPVDLGPFHLEPSARIVSENGELLSLSAREFDLLAFLIKHPSRVFSRDELLRLVWGWDIGDRSTVTVTVRRLREKIERNPAEPELLRTVWGVGYRFDVDAAVQP from the coding sequence ATGGTCTCCCTGCCCGCTTCGGTCGCGGCACGCAACAGTGACCTCATCGATCGGCGCGTGCTGGTGGTCGAAGACGATCCGACAATGCTCGAAGTCGCTTCCAGCTACCTCAGCGCGGCCGGTTTTCTGGTCGACCAGGCGGTCGACGGCTTCGCGGCACTCGACGCCGCCAGGCGCCGTATGCCCGATCTGATCGTGCTCGATCGGATGCTTCCCGGTATCGACGGCGCCGAGGTCTGCAGGCGCCTCCGCGTCGACTCCGACGTTCCCGTTCTCCTGTTGACCGCTCTCAGGTCGGAAGAGGCGAGGATCGAAGGGCTCGAGTCGGGAGCCGACGACTACCTTACGAAGCCGTTCTCGCCGCGCGAGCTCGTGCTACGGGTGCAATCCGTGCTCCGACGCAGCCTGGACACGCTGACACCTGAAGCCCCCGTCGATCTCGGACCCTTCCACCTCGAGCCTTCCGCACGAATCGTCAGCGAGAACGGTGAGCTGCTCTCCTTGTCGGCGCGCGAGTTCGATCTGCTGGCGTTCCTGATCAAGCATCCTTCTCGTGTGTTCAGCCGGGACGAACTGCTGCGGCTGGTATGGGGATGGGACATCGGCGACCGATCGACCGTCACCGTCACCGTGCGCAGGCTTCGCGAGAAGATCGAGCGCAACCCCGCCGAACCCGAACTGCTTCGCACCGTCTGGGGTGTCGGCTATCGCTTCGACGTCGATGCGGCGGTTCAGCCGTGA
- a CDS encoding FAS1-like dehydratase domain-containing protein, with amino-acid sequence MPVNPAIQGRTYPPTASYLVGREKVREFARAVFATNPINLDVEAARAAGHADVVAPPTFPVVVQEHSLAQLLEDEDAGIDFGRVVHGDQRFEYSRAIVAGDELTAQLTVTSVKTLGGNSMVTAATAITDASGAHVVTATSTLVVRGED; translated from the coding sequence GTGCCAGTGAACCCCGCGATCCAGGGTCGGACCTACCCGCCGACCGCCTCGTATCTCGTCGGCAGGGAGAAGGTGCGGGAGTTCGCACGCGCCGTGTTCGCGACGAACCCGATCAACCTCGACGTCGAGGCGGCCCGTGCCGCCGGCCATGCCGACGTGGTCGCTCCACCGACCTTCCCGGTCGTCGTGCAGGAGCACTCGCTCGCGCAGCTGCTCGAAGACGAGGATGCCGGCATCGACTTCGGCCGCGTGGTGCACGGTGACCAGCGGTTCGAGTACTCCCGTGCGATCGTGGCGGGCGACGAACTGACCGCACAGCTCACCGTGACGTCCGTGAAGACGCTCGGCGGCAACTCGATGGTGACCGCCGCGACGGCGATCACCGACGCGTCCGGCGCGCACGTGGTGACCGCGACATCCACCCTCGTGGTGCGAGGAGAGGACTGA
- a CDS encoding MaoC family dehydratase, producing MTVTTPDLTALAVGDEVARDEHLITRDSLVRYAGASGDFNPIHYRDDIAQFVGLPGVLAHGMLTMGIAVQTVVDWAGDPARVVDYQVRFTRPVLVHPEDGATLTVAAKVAVIESENQRVRVDLVATVDGQTVLGKAQAWVSLA from the coding sequence ATGACGGTGACGACTCCCGACCTGACCGCGCTCGCCGTCGGCGACGAGGTGGCGCGCGATGAGCACCTCATCACGCGCGATTCGCTCGTGCGGTATGCAGGGGCCTCCGGTGATTTCAACCCCATTCACTACCGCGACGACATCGCGCAGTTCGTCGGGCTGCCCGGCGTGCTCGCGCACGGCATGCTCACGATGGGCATCGCGGTGCAGACCGTCGTCGACTGGGCAGGCGACCCCGCGCGGGTCGTCGACTACCAGGTGCGCTTCACGCGACCCGTGCTGGTGCATCCCGAAGACGGCGCCACGCTGACCGTTGCGGCCAAGGTCGCCGTGATCGAGTCGGAGAACCAGCGCGTTCGCGTCGACCTCGTCGCGACCGTCGACGGGCAGACCGTGCTCGGCAAGGCCCAGGCGTGGGTGTCGCTGGCGTGA
- a CDS encoding methyltransferase domain-containing protein gives MSGPAPLTWVAFGSATGEFGADAAGPYDRALREGRGQLLLYDVASGAPVDVIPVWRFAARADQHERALLARGDGPLLDLGCGPGRMVQASMSSGRPALGVDLSRAACEIAVAKGIPVLRRSLFESLPGEGRWATVLLLDGNIGIGGDPLRLLNRVVALLAPGGTVIVEGDPDVTADVAFTAVLADDKGLSGPTFRWARVGALALRRHAHRAGLRLTREWSADGRTFCEYARPTT, from the coding sequence GTGAGCGGACCGGCACCGCTGACTTGGGTCGCATTCGGGAGCGCAACTGGAGAATTCGGCGCAGACGCCGCGGGCCCCTACGATCGCGCGCTCCGCGAGGGCCGCGGGCAACTGCTTCTCTACGACGTCGCATCGGGAGCTCCTGTCGACGTCATCCCCGTCTGGAGGTTCGCCGCACGAGCCGATCAGCACGAGAGAGCACTCCTGGCCCGCGGCGATGGCCCCCTGCTCGACCTCGGATGCGGTCCGGGTCGCATGGTGCAGGCATCCATGAGCTCCGGTCGCCCGGCCCTCGGAGTCGATCTCTCGCGCGCCGCATGCGAGATCGCCGTCGCCAAGGGCATCCCGGTGCTTCGACGGTCGCTGTTCGAATCGTTGCCCGGTGAGGGCCGCTGGGCGACGGTGCTGTTGCTCGACGGCAACATCGGAATCGGCGGGGACCCGCTACGACTGCTGAACCGGGTCGTCGCGCTGCTGGCGCCGGGCGGCACAGTGATCGTCGAGGGTGACCCGGATGTCACGGCCGACGTCGCATTCACCGCGGTCCTTGCCGACGACAAGGGCCTCAGCGGCCCGACGTTCCGATGGGCACGCGTCGGAGCGTTGGCGCTTCGCCGACACGCACATCGTGCCGGGCTCCGGCTCACTCGCGAGTGGAGCGCCGACGGACGTACCTTCTGCGAGTACGCACGACCGACGACGTGA
- a CDS encoding UDP-N-acetylmuramate dehydrogenase yields the protein MRVGGPAERLVTATTEDELIAIATSCYSEGEPVLLLGGGSNTIVSDDGFDGTTIRIATRGVEQLPSESGERDAVRLRVQAGESWDGLVALAVRNRWAGIEALSGIPGSVGAAPVQNIGAYGQELSSVLVAVDFVDAVTGELRHLTAADLGLGYRTSVLKRGLEGVVTAVELELTQRPDVGAALSEPVAYAQLANALAVDVGTQVSLGEVRRTVLRLRASKGMVLDPDDPDSVSAGSFFTNPIVSARFARTLPDDAPRWPLAEEEPALVAALDGATAEESVAVGMLAEAAGDRERRRSHAESPQGPGVKLSAAWLIEHSGISRGFALPGSKAAISSKHTLAITNRGGASALEIVQLATFVQSRVQSEFGVLLRPEPVLVGIEL from the coding sequence ATGCGGGTGGGCGGTCCCGCCGAACGGCTGGTGACGGCGACCACCGAAGACGAGCTCATCGCGATCGCCACCTCGTGTTACTCCGAGGGCGAGCCGGTGCTGCTGCTCGGCGGAGGATCCAACACGATCGTCTCCGACGACGGCTTCGACGGAACGACCATCCGCATCGCCACCCGAGGTGTGGAGCAGCTTCCGAGCGAGAGCGGAGAGCGGGATGCCGTGCGCCTGCGCGTGCAGGCCGGTGAGAGCTGGGACGGGCTGGTCGCCCTCGCCGTGCGCAACCGGTGGGCCGGGATCGAGGCGCTCTCCGGCATCCCCGGCAGCGTCGGCGCGGCGCCCGTGCAGAACATCGGCGCCTACGGCCAGGAGCTGTCGTCGGTGCTCGTCGCTGTGGACTTCGTGGATGCCGTCACCGGCGAACTCCGCCACCTCACCGCCGCGGACCTCGGGCTCGGCTACCGCACCTCCGTTCTCAAGCGCGGGCTCGAAGGCGTGGTCACCGCCGTCGAGCTCGAACTCACGCAGCGACCGGATGTCGGTGCTGCGCTGAGCGAACCCGTCGCTTATGCGCAGCTCGCGAACGCGCTCGCCGTGGACGTGGGCACGCAGGTCTCGTTGGGCGAGGTGCGGCGCACCGTGCTCAGACTCCGCGCCTCCAAGGGAATGGTGCTCGACCCGGACGATCCGGACTCGGTGAGCGCCGGCTCGTTCTTCACGAATCCGATCGTGTCGGCGCGGTTCGCGCGCACGCTTCCCGACGACGCGCCCCGCTGGCCGCTCGCCGAGGAGGAGCCGGCGCTCGTCGCGGCGCTCGACGGCGCGACGGCCGAGGAGAGCGTGGCCGTCGGCATGCTCGCCGAGGCCGCGGGAGACAGGGAGCGGCGCCGCAGCCACGCCGAGTCGCCGCAAGGACCGGGCGTGAAGTTGAGCGCCGCGTGGCTGATCGAGCACTCCGGCATCTCGCGCGGGTTCGCGCTGCCCGGATCGAAGGCCGCCATCTCGAGCAAGCACACGCTGGCGATCACGAACAGGGGCGGGGCATCCGCTCTCGAGATCGTGCAGCTGGCCACGTTCGTGCAGAGCCGCGTGCAGTCCGAGTTCGGTGTGCTGCTGCGGCCGGAGCCGGTGCTGGTCGGCATCGAGCTCTGA